A section of the Dehalococcoidia bacterium genome encodes:
- a CDS encoding ABC transporter permease: MTTVSEERTLHGAGELERRAEQTAVRWGRGLLRFLRTKPLGTIGAVIILAIVVLAIFAPVFAPYGFDHRVLKDKLLTPSLKHPMGTDLLGRDVLSRIIYGARVSAFVGFGSVLISTVTATLIGTVSGYFGGKVDTIVQRLVDILLAFPAFILLLAIVAAFGTPTSAIHLGPFSFDPAQQRAGQVVFAIGLLFVAPASRVIRGAALSVRNNLYVEGARTVGASDLRILTRYVLPNVAPTIIVYATLQLGYAILAEATLAFLAFGIPDPVPSWGLMLSGLARARIRQDPWLAFWPGLAISLAVFGFNMLGDALRDVLDPRLRGSR, from the coding sequence GTGACAACGGTAAGCGAAGAGAGAACCCTCCACGGCGCCGGCGAACTGGAACGGCGGGCCGAGCAGACCGCTGTGCGCTGGGGCCGGGGGCTGCTGCGCTTCCTGCGCACCAAGCCGCTCGGCACGATCGGCGCGGTGATCATCCTCGCCATCGTCGTGCTGGCGATCTTCGCGCCCGTGTTCGCACCCTACGGCTTCGACCACCGCGTGCTAAAGGACAAGCTGCTCACGCCCAGCCTCAAGCACCCGATGGGCACGGACCTGCTCGGGCGTGATGTGCTCAGCCGCATCATCTACGGCGCCCGCGTCTCTGCCTTCGTCGGCTTCGGCAGCGTGCTGATCTCGACGGTGACGGCGACGTTGATCGGCACGGTGAGCGGCTACTTCGGCGGCAAGGTCGATACGATCGTGCAGCGGCTGGTCGATATTCTCCTCGCCTTCCCGGCGTTCATTCTGCTGCTGGCGATCGTGGCGGCGTTCGGCACGCCGACGAGCGCGATCCACCTCGGCCCGTTCTCGTTTGACCCGGCGCAGCAACGCGCCGGCCAGGTGGTGTTCGCCATCGGCCTGCTCTTTGTGGCGCCGGCCTCGCGCGTGATCCGCGGCGCCGCGTTGTCGGTGCGCAACAATCTCTACGTCGAGGGCGCCCGCACCGTGGGCGCCAGCGATCTGCGCATCCTCACCCGCTACGTGCTGCCGAACGTGGCGCCGACGATCATCGTCTACGCCACGCTGCAGCTCGGCTACGCCATCCTCGCCGAGGCGACGCTGGCCTTCCTGGCCTTCGGCATCCCCGATCCGGTGCCGTCCTGGGGGCTGATGCTCAGCGGTCTGGCGCGGGCGCGCATCCGCCAGGACCCCTGGCTGGCCTTCTGGCCGGGCCTGGCGATCTCGCTGGCCGTCTTCGGCTTCAACATGCTGGGCGATGCCCTGCGCGACGTGCTCGATCCGCGCCTGCGCGGCTCCCGCTAG
- a CDS encoding ABC transporter permease, translating to MTRYFVRRVLLLIPTMIGVTFLVFLLVRIIPGGAASALLGEGATAQQVAQVKHQLGLDQPLVIQYFRWIGSVLSGDLGRSVQTHNHISHDISTRIGWTFELGIFAMFFSQLIALPIGIISAIKQDTILDYIARSAAIACLAVPGFWLATLLIVYGASGIPLGFTTFHFTPPLGSEINKSLSANLKLIVPPAIILGIGLTGSIMRLTRTQMLEVMRQDYIRTANAKGLRLQVIIARHALRNAFIPVLTIIGLQVPVLVGGTVVLEQIFSLPGMGQYLIIAINQRDFTIIQGVVLISATVVLLSNLVVDFLYPLLDPRIRYA from the coding sequence ATGACGCGATATTTCGTGCGCCGGGTCCTGCTCCTGATTCCGACCATGATCGGGGTGACGTTCCTCGTCTTCCTGCTCGTGCGCATCATTCCCGGCGGCGCGGCCAGCGCCCTGCTCGGTGAGGGGGCGACGGCGCAGCAGGTGGCGCAGGTCAAGCACCAGCTCGGCCTCGATCAGCCGCTGGTCATTCAGTATTTCCGCTGGATCGGCAGCGTGCTGAGCGGCGATCTCGGCCGCTCGGTGCAGACGCACAACCACATCTCGCACGATATCTCCACGCGCATCGGCTGGACGTTTGAGCTGGGCATCTTCGCCATGTTCTTTTCGCAGCTCATCGCCCTGCCGATCGGCATCATTTCGGCGATCAAGCAGGATACGATCCTGGACTACATCGCCCGCAGTGCGGCGATCGCCTGCCTCGCGGTTCCCGGTTTCTGGCTGGCCACGCTGCTGATCGTCTACGGCGCCAGCGGCATTCCGCTCGGCTTCACCACCTTCCACTTCACGCCGCCGCTGGGCAGCGAGATCAACAAGAGCCTTAGCGCGAACCTGAAACTGATCGTGCCGCCCGCGATCATCCTCGGCATCGGCCTGACCGGCTCGATCATGCGGCTCACGCGCACGCAGATGCTGGAAGTGATGCGCCAGGACTACATCCGCACGGCGAACGCCAAGGGGCTGCGCCTGCAGGTGATCATCGCCCGGCACGCCCTGCGCAACGCCTTCATCCCCGTGCTGACGATCATCGGCCTACAGGTGCCGGTGCTGGTGGGCGGCACGGTGGTGTTGGAACAGATCTTCTCCTTGCCGGGCATGGGCCAGTACCTCATTATTGCCATTAACCAGCGGGACTTCACGATCATCCAGGGCGTCGTGTTGATCTCGGCAACCGTGGTCCTGCTCTCGAACCTGGTGGTAGATTTCCTGTACCCGTTGCTCGATCCACGCATCCGCTATGCGTGA
- a CDS encoding MOSC domain-containing protein produces MNDPRLLSVQVSMPRRIEAAEAPDPAGNAWTTGFFKTPVSGHVWLARENLAGDGQGDTRNHGGPDKAVLAYAAAHYPVWRAELAWPGLPHGAFAENLTIEGLDEAAVCIGDVFEIGEALVQVSQPRQPCWKISARWRRPDLTARVEASGRTGWYLRVLREGNLAAGDAVTLLERPHPAWSAARATRIMRRRDDLDGAAALAALPELAISWHAALTRRLREGRVA; encoded by the coding sequence GTGAATGACCCCCGCCTGCTCAGCGTTCAGGTCAGCATGCCGCGGCGCATCGAGGCCGCCGAGGCGCCGGATCCCGCCGGCAACGCTTGGACCACCGGCTTCTTCAAAACGCCCGTCTCGGGCCACGTCTGGCTGGCGCGCGAGAACCTCGCCGGCGACGGCCAGGGCGACACCAGGAACCACGGCGGCCCGGACAAGGCCGTGCTCGCCTACGCCGCCGCGCACTACCCCGTCTGGCGCGCCGAGCTGGCCTGGCCCGGCCTGCCGCACGGCGCCTTCGCGGAGAACCTCACGATCGAAGGGCTGGACGAAGCGGCCGTCTGCATCGGCGACGTGTTCGAGATCGGCGAGGCGCTGGTGCAGGTCTCGCAGCCGCGACAGCCATGCTGGAAGATTAGCGCCCGCTGGCGCCGGCCCGACCTGACGGCCCGCGTGGAGGCCAGCGGCCGCACCGGCTGGTACCTGCGTGTGCTGCGCGAGGGCAACCTGGCCGCCGGCGACGCCGTGACGCTGCTGGAGCGGCCGCACCCCGCCTGGAGCGCCGCCCGCGCCACGCGCATCATGCGGCGCCGCGACGATCTCGACGGCGCCGCCGCGCTGGCCGCGCTGCCCGAACTGGCGATCTCCTGGCACGCGGCGTTGACGCGACGTCTGCGCGAGGGCCGCGTGGCCTAG